In the Deltaproteobacteria bacterium genome, one interval contains:
- a CDS encoding VWA domain-containing protein, with product MRRTFVLFALAFASLAAATVAALVRPGRPVEQKPSPPPASVASDGALRMQAALERLYLPENRSTTAYLQVDLSSAADPSARRRMPVNAVLILDRSGSMRGVKIERARDAARSLVQALGPEDRLAIVEFSSDPTVLVASTPVSAEARARALAAIEGVEAVGGTNMSMAFDAAAPQLARGRAQGRADKVFLASDGQANAGIADRAGLLALARRDFAPATLSTFGIGDDYDEDLMSALAAQAGGRARYIDSPQMLAGAFRDELSRAASLVARGVRVRIAGLHGASLERVFGYEPEADGWVRLPDFAAGEERRVLIKLAIPAGRGLADIAAIELAFEDVRGVQRGARTMAQATFTSDASLLALAPTAAAVSGARAEMAELAGQAARLQEDGRRAEARARIEAMSRIAKDTAQTVPASAPAFRQLSSEYQIGVSNIDAPGDAASKRIKENLFDVVRAPVAGW from the coding sequence ATGCGCCGCACGTTCGTACTCTTCGCCCTCGCCTTTGCATCCCTTGCCGCCGCTACGGTGGCGGCGCTCGTCCGACCGGGTCGACCCGTCGAGCAGAAGCCCTCGCCGCCGCCTGCGTCGGTCGCTTCCGACGGAGCGCTGCGGATGCAGGCAGCGCTCGAGCGGCTCTATCTCCCCGAGAATCGAAGCACCACCGCATATCTCCAGGTCGATCTGTCCTCGGCCGCCGATCCCTCGGCCCGCCGGCGGATGCCCGTCAACGCCGTGTTGATCCTCGATCGGTCCGGATCGATGCGGGGCGTCAAGATCGAGCGCGCCCGCGATGCCGCGCGATCGCTGGTACAGGCCCTCGGTCCCGAGGACCGCCTCGCCATCGTGGAGTTCTCGAGCGACCCCACGGTGCTCGTCGCCTCGACTCCGGTCTCCGCCGAGGCGCGCGCCAGGGCCCTCGCGGCGATCGAGGGGGTCGAGGCCGTCGGCGGGACCAACATGTCAATGGCCTTCGACGCCGCGGCGCCCCAGCTCGCGCGGGGTCGCGCCCAGGGACGCGCCGACAAGGTATTCCTCGCTTCCGACGGACAGGCCAACGCAGGTATCGCCGATCGCGCCGGCCTGCTCGCGCTCGCGCGGCGCGACTTCGCCCCCGCGACGCTCTCCACCTTCGGCATCGGCGACGATTACGACGAGGATCTCATGTCCGCCCTGGCAGCGCAGGCCGGCGGGCGCGCCCGCTACATCGACTCGCCGCAGATGCTGGCCGGCGCCTTTCGCGACGAGCTGAGCCGTGCGGCTTCCCTGGTGGCGCGCGGCGTGCGCGTGCGCATCGCCGGGCTGCATGGCGCGTCGCTCGAGCGCGTATTCGGGTACGAGCCGGAAGCTGACGGCTGGGTGCGCCTGCCCGACTTCGCCGCCGGCGAAGAGCGCCGGGTGCTGATCAAGCTCGCCATCCCGGCGGGCCGGGGCCTCGCGGACATCGCCGCCATCGAGCTGGCCTTCGAGGACGTCCGCGGTGTCCAGCGGGGGGCACGGACGATGGCGCAGGCGACGTTCACTTCCGACGCGTCGCTGCTGGCGCTGGCGCCGACCGCCGCCGCGGTCTCGGGCGCGCGCGCGGAAATGGCGGAGCTTGCCGGTCAGGCCGCCCGCTTGCAGGAAGACGGCCGGCGCGCGGAAGCGAGGGCGCGCATCGAGGCCATGAGCCGGATCGCGAAGGACACCGCGCAGACCGTGCCCGCAAGCGCGCCGGCATTCAGGCAGCTCTCCAGCGAGTACCAGATCGGCGTCTCCAACATCGACGCGCCCGGCGACGCCGCCAGCAAGAGAATCAAGGAAAATCTCTTCGACGTCGTTCGCGCGCCGGTGGCGGGCTGGTGA
- a CDS encoding ParA family protein: MEQIRYSGRRLAEVLGLSVRELAEAEDRGAVHSTVPPGGPTQKVSYSMQDLAAARAALNRVPPRRTLRRQLFLNFKGGTGKTSVSTSYAFRLAEMGHRVLVIDLDSQGHASKCLGICGEEADRTLFDAIIKKEPVETVILKTGMPGLDLVPSNLTMSTIDLSLMPLAAREFRLRNVLKEVEGRYDYAVLDAPPSFGLLNLNALMAAHDLFVPVLPDFLSFHGLKLLFETVQGLEEDLQHVLDHIFIVINAYNATYKIAKEAREALEKHYPEFLLKQVIRQCTKFAQASSEGIPIFAYDAESKGAQDIQAVLDEVQARVGAPVRLKAVESA, from the coding sequence ATGGAGCAGATCCGCTACTCGGGCCGCCGGCTGGCCGAAGTATTGGGGCTCTCCGTGCGCGAGCTGGCCGAGGCCGAGGACCGTGGCGCCGTCCATTCCACCGTCCCACCGGGCGGGCCCACCCAGAAGGTGTCCTACTCGATGCAGGATCTGGCCGCCGCTCGCGCGGCGCTCAACCGCGTCCCGCCGCGAAGGACCTTGCGCCGCCAGCTCTTCCTCAATTTCAAGGGAGGCACCGGCAAGACTTCCGTCTCCACCAGCTACGCGTTCCGGCTGGCGGAGATGGGCCACCGCGTCCTGGTGATCGATCTCGACTCGCAGGGCCACGCCAGCAAGTGCCTGGGGATCTGCGGCGAGGAGGCGGACAGGACGCTGTTCGACGCCATCATCAAGAAGGAGCCGGTGGAGACCGTGATCCTGAAAACCGGCATGCCAGGCCTCGACCTCGTGCCCTCGAATCTCACGATGAGCACCATCGACCTCTCGCTGATGCCGCTGGCGGCGCGCGAGTTCCGGCTGCGCAACGTCCTCAAGGAAGTGGAAGGAAGGTACGACTACGCGGTCCTCGACGCCCCACCGTCGTTCGGGCTGCTCAACCTGAACGCGCTGATGGCTGCGCACGACCTGTTCGTGCCCGTGCTCCCCGACTTCCTCTCCTTCCACGGCCTCAAGCTCCTCTTCGAGACGGTGCAGGGGCTGGAAGAGGACCTCCAGCACGTGCTCGACCACATCTTCATCGTGATCAACGCGTACAACGCGACGTACAAGATCGCCAAGGAAGCTCGGGAGGCGCTGGAGAAGCACTATCCGGAGTTCCTGCTCAAGCAGGTGATCCGGCAGTGCACCAAGTTCGCGCAGGCCTCGAGCGAAGGCATTCCCATCTTCGCCTACGACGCGGAGAGCAAGGGCGCCCAGGACATCCAGGCGGTCCTCGACGAGGTGCAGGCGCGCGTCGGCGCGCCGGTGCGCCTCAAGGCGGTGGAGAGCGCATGA
- a CDS encoding alpha/beta fold hydrolase, with product MYEPARWLFGPNLMTIFGPLFRPGPHVPVSRERWELSDGDFVDVDRMAGPRDAPLLVALHGLEGSSSAHYVRGLLAQARMRGWRALALNFRGCSGDMNRLVRSYHSGETGDLSELVRRAQDESDRIVLAGFSLGGNVLVKWLGELGDSAPREIRAAVALSVPFDLALCARTLDGPGFWTWLYRTRFLHSLKRKSLQKLRKFPGAADEERVRRARTLFEFDDALTARLHGFAGAEDYYAQSSSANYVERVRVPLLLISAEDDPFIPARCVPRTTTRSVEVELSARGGHLGFVEGPIWKPGFYAERRAIAFLEEHVESRPS from the coding sequence ATGTACGAGCCGGCGCGGTGGCTCTTCGGCCCCAATCTGATGACGATCTTCGGACCGCTCTTCCGGCCTGGCCCGCACGTTCCGGTGAGCCGCGAGCGCTGGGAGCTCTCGGACGGCGACTTCGTCGACGTGGACCGGATGGCGGGGCCGCGCGACGCGCCGTTGCTGGTCGCGCTGCACGGGCTCGAAGGCTCCAGCTCGGCGCATTACGTCCGCGGTCTCCTGGCGCAGGCGCGCATGCGCGGCTGGCGCGCGCTCGCGCTCAACTTTCGCGGCTGCTCCGGCGACATGAACCGGCTCGTCCGCTCGTATCACTCCGGAGAGACGGGCGACCTGTCGGAGCTGGTCCGCCGCGCGCAGGACGAGTCCGACCGCATCGTGCTCGCCGGCTTTTCCCTGGGCGGCAACGTCCTCGTGAAGTGGCTGGGTGAACTCGGCGATTCCGCGCCGCGCGAGATCAGAGCGGCGGTGGCGCTCAGCGTACCGTTCGATCTCGCGCTCTGCGCGCGGACCCTCGACGGTCCCGGGTTCTGGACCTGGCTCTACCGGACGCGATTCCTTCACTCGCTGAAGCGCAAGTCGCTGCAAAAGCTCCGCAAGTTTCCGGGTGCCGCGGACGAGGAGCGCGTCCGCCGCGCACGGACGCTGTTCGAGTTCGACGACGCGCTGACGGCGCGGCTCCACGGCTTTGCCGGCGCCGAGGACTATTACGCGCAGAGCTCCAGCGCCAATTACGTCGAGCGCGTGCGAGTCCCGCTCCTGCTCATCTCCGCCGAGGACGATCCGTTCATTCCGGCCCGATGCGTGCCTCGGACGACGACCCGCTCCGTCGAGGTGGAGCTGTCCGCTCGGGGCGGCCATCTGGGGTTCGTCGAAGGGCCGATCTGGAAACCGGGGTTCTACGCGGAGCGGCGGGCCATTGCATTCCTCGAAGAGCACGTGGAATCCCGGCCTTCCTAG
- a CDS encoding methyltransferase domain-containing protein: MADAWSPVQYERFRAERTQPFWDLAALVEARPGMRVADLGCGTGELTAQLHQKLQARETIGIDSSAAMLAKAPQLSGIRFELRDIAGFEAQPKVDLIFSNAALHWVPDHPGLLRRLTLALAPGGQLAVQMPMTDDQITHVTAYEMARAPEFRRLLDGYERRAPLMEPVRYAGWLHRLGYVRQHVRVAVYVHLLESRDEVVEWVRGALLTEYQKRLAPADWERFLARYRQMLIPQLEDERPYFYTNPRILIWGALP, encoded by the coding sequence GTGGCCGACGCCTGGAGTCCGGTCCAGTACGAGCGTTTCCGCGCCGAGCGCACGCAGCCGTTCTGGGACCTCGCCGCGCTCGTCGAGGCCCGCCCGGGAATGCGCGTCGCGGATCTGGGTTGCGGCACGGGTGAGCTGACGGCGCAACTGCACCAGAAGCTTCAGGCGCGGGAGACCATCGGCATCGACTCCTCGGCGGCCATGCTGGCAAAGGCGCCGCAGCTGTCCGGCATCCGGTTCGAGCTGCGCGACATCGCCGGGTTCGAGGCGCAGCCCAAGGTCGATCTGATCTTCAGCAACGCCGCGCTGCACTGGGTACCGGATCATCCCGGCCTTTTGCGGCGGCTCACCCTTGCGCTGGCCCCGGGCGGTCAGCTCGCCGTGCAGATGCCGATGACGGACGACCAGATCACGCACGTGACGGCGTACGAGATGGCCCGTGCTCCGGAGTTCCGGCGGCTGCTGGACGGATACGAGCGTCGCGCTCCCCTGATGGAGCCGGTTCGCTACGCGGGCTGGCTGCACCGGCTGGGCTACGTGCGGCAGCACGTCCGGGTGGCGGTCTACGTGCACCTGCTCGAGTCCCGCGACGAAGTCGTGGAGTGGGTCCGGGGGGCGCTGTTGACCGAATACCAGAAGCGGCTCGCGCCGGCGGACTGGGAACGCTTCCTCGCGCGCTACCGGCAGATGCTGATCCCGCAGCTCGAGGACGAGCGGCCGTACTTCTATACGAATCCGCGGATTCTCATCTGGGGAGCCCTTCCCTGA
- a CDS encoding alpha/beta fold hydrolase has translation MLLPLGALWLAAHGAYRAWGFRSRLIRAGERNLHLYDRRGAGRAPPVLLVHGMGGNAAGFLPIVRAVARASRRVVVLDLPGHGRSPLGRGQAPATILECAQGVGAALLELEEPAVLVGSSLGGALSLFAAAILPDRTAGVVGLNPAGAPLAGPDREAVVTAFRGGSVAAALEMNRRLYQRPSRLGWLFARDLGRHWASPPVQQFVSEMGADIPGIGLDVLGDVQSPVLILWGEGDRILPASSVEYFRTHLRNGTVETIPHCGHLPMVESSRFVAARIARFLAEL, from the coding sequence ATGCTTCTTCCCCTTGGCGCGCTCTGGCTCGCCGCCCACGGCGCCTACCGCGCCTGGGGCTTTCGCTCTCGCCTGATCCGCGCGGGGGAGCGCAACCTCCACCTTTACGACCGGCGCGGAGCGGGTCGCGCTCCGCCGGTCCTGTTGGTGCACGGCATGGGCGGCAACGCGGCCGGCTTTCTGCCCATCGTGCGCGCGGTTGCCCGCGCGTCGCGCCGGGTCGTCGTCCTCGATCTGCCCGGCCACGGACGCTCGCCCCTCGGCCGGGGCCAGGCGCCGGCGACGATACTCGAGTGCGCCCAGGGCGTCGGAGCCGCGCTCCTCGAGTTGGAAGAGCCGGCGGTGCTCGTCGGGAGCTCCCTGGGAGGTGCCTTGAGCCTGTTCGCTGCCGCGATCCTCCCGGATCGAACGGCGGGCGTCGTGGGCTTGAACCCGGCGGGCGCGCCTCTGGCGGGCCCCGATCGCGAAGCCGTCGTGACGGCGTTTCGCGGCGGCAGCGTCGCCGCCGCCCTGGAGATGAACCGTCGCCTCTATCAGCGGCCCTCGCGGCTCGGCTGGCTCTTTGCCCGCGACCTCGGCCGACATTGGGCCTCTCCGCCGGTGCAGCAGTTCGTCTCCGAGATGGGCGCGGACATTCCCGGGATCGGCCTCGACGTGCTCGGCGACGTCCAAAGCCCCGTCCTCATCCTCTGGGGCGAAGGGGACCGCATCCTGCCCGCCTCCAGCGTCGAATACTTCCGGACGCACCTCCGGAACGGGACGGTGGAGACGATCCCGCATTGCGGCCACCTTCCGATGGTGGAGAGCAGCCGGTTCGTCGCGGCCCGAATTGCGCGCTTCCTCGCGGAGCTCTGA
- a CDS encoding PAS domain-containing protein gives MGDMVASDEPRRLADFLREHRDEILAHWEQEVRKVGAARHLDRPMLVDHLPEFIEELADYVGELRTGHEVTPPEDQPQIHALERLEVGYDLAEVVNEYAILRRCITELASRTHTPALRSAELPRLHEAIDQAIATSVVRYTVARERTLRALDRISSAALVHHDVESLLPRLLDAFLETTASADTIALTLREDSTIRVRAALGYPEPGPVGRETPPDGFTMRVVREAAPVMLRDACSDPAIARSPVCAPGTLALYGVPLTMGADVLGVAVMGSRSSHEFSQEDQSLFRTMANRVAALIAQARLDAEVTRRAAELEAVLAAIPEAIYVGDATRIKHANAAALEMFGYRRLEDLNKDVATLVEQIPTRYLDGTPVPADELVYIKALQGERAVREVLVRHPATGEDVALRSSAAPVRLGDRVVGAVAVNIDITARLAEEAELRAALDFRDRILGVLSHDVRNPLGVVLTSAGLLERQLAAAGSDKQLTVVKRMIDNARAIERMVRDLVDYTRTRHGRGLPIFAVEADLLQLCQQVIDGMQVLHPDRALQLSSDGDTVTTVDPDRATQVIANLVGNAILYSPAGSPVRVTLRNEEDAVVLEVNNQGAPLPPETLPGIFEAFHRGAADGGGRNAGLGLGLYIASQIAEAHGGSIAVRSTAEEGTTFIVRWPRAGR, from the coding sequence ATGGGCGACATGGTCGCCAGCGACGAGCCGCGACGCCTCGCCGACTTCCTCCGCGAGCACCGCGACGAGATCCTGGCGCACTGGGAGCAGGAGGTGCGCAAGGTGGGCGCAGCGCGCCATCTGGACCGCCCGATGCTCGTCGATCACCTCCCTGAATTCATCGAGGAGCTCGCGGACTATGTCGGCGAGCTTCGAACCGGCCACGAGGTCACTCCGCCCGAGGACCAGCCGCAGATCCACGCCCTGGAGCGGCTCGAAGTCGGGTACGACCTGGCCGAGGTCGTCAACGAGTACGCGATCCTGCGGCGTTGCATCACCGAGCTGGCGTCCCGGACGCACACCCCGGCACTGCGCTCTGCAGAACTGCCCCGCCTCCACGAGGCGATCGATCAGGCCATCGCCACCTCGGTCGTCCGGTATACGGTGGCGCGCGAACGGACGCTTCGCGCACTCGATCGCATCTCCAGCGCGGCGCTGGTCCACCACGACGTCGAATCGCTGCTGCCGAGACTGCTCGACGCCTTCCTGGAAACGACCGCGTCGGCGGACACCATCGCACTGACGCTCCGCGAAGACAGCACCATACGCGTCCGGGCTGCATTGGGATATCCCGAGCCGGGTCCTGTCGGTCGCGAGACGCCACCCGACGGTTTTACGATGCGCGTGGTGCGAGAGGCCGCTCCGGTAATGCTCCGCGATGCCTGTTCGGATCCTGCGATCGCCAGGTCGCCGGTCTGCGCGCCGGGGACGTTGGCGCTCTACGGCGTGCCGCTGACGATGGGTGCGGATGTCCTCGGCGTGGCGGTGATGGGCTCGCGCTCCTCGCACGAATTCTCCCAGGAGGACCAGTCGCTGTTCCGCACCATGGCGAACCGGGTGGCTGCGCTCATCGCGCAGGCCCGCCTCGACGCGGAGGTGACCAGGCGCGCCGCCGAGCTGGAAGCGGTGCTCGCGGCCATTCCGGAAGCCATCTACGTCGGCGACGCCACCAGGATCAAACACGCCAACGCGGCCGCGCTGGAGATGTTCGGGTACCGGCGCCTGGAGGATCTCAACAAGGACGTCGCCACGCTGGTGGAACAAATCCCGACCCGCTACCTCGACGGCACACCGGTCCCCGCCGACGAGCTCGTCTACATCAAGGCGCTGCAAGGCGAGCGCGCCGTCCGCGAGGTGCTGGTGCGGCATCCCGCCACCGGCGAGGACGTCGCGCTTCGCTCGAGCGCGGCCCCGGTCCGCCTGGGCGACCGGGTCGTCGGCGCGGTCGCGGTGAACATCGACATCACCGCGCGGCTGGCGGAAGAGGCGGAGCTGCGGGCGGCGCTGGACTTCCGCGATCGGATCCTCGGTGTCCTCAGCCACGACGTGCGCAACCCCCTCGGCGTGGTGCTCACCTCCGCGGGACTCCTCGAGCGGCAGCTCGCCGCCGCCGGAAGCGACAAGCAGCTCACCGTGGTCAAGCGCATGATCGACAACGCGCGCGCCATCGAGCGGATGGTCCGGGACCTCGTCGACTACACCCGCACGCGGCATGGCCGCGGGCTCCCCATCTTCGCCGTCGAGGCCGATCTGCTCCAGCTCTGCCAGCAGGTGATCGACGGCATGCAGGTGCTCCATCCCGATCGCGCGCTCCAGCTTTCCTCGGACGGGGACACGGTGACCACCGTCGATCCCGATCGGGCCACGCAGGTGATCGCCAACCTCGTCGGAAACGCCATCCTCTACAGCCCGGCCGGCTCGCCGGTGCGCGTGACCTTGCGGAACGAGGAGGATGCGGTGGTCCTCGAGGTCAACAACCAGGGCGCGCCCCTTCCGCCGGAAACGCTGCCGGGGATCTTCGAGGCCTTCCACCGCGGCGCCGCCGACGGGGGCGGTCGCAACGCCGGCCTCGGGCTCGGACTCTACATCGCCAGCCAGATCGCGGAGGCGCACGGCGGATCGATCGCCGTCCGCTCCACCGCGGAGGAAGGAACGACGTTCATCGTCCGCTGGCCTCGCGCGGGCCGCTGA
- a CDS encoding phosphoribosylaminoimidazolesuccinocarboxamide synthase → MDETLSAQLPYTLREADFPLLGELYRGKVRDNYSKGDRIVMITTDRLSAFDRVLTTIPFKGEILNRLTAFWFEKTKDIAPNHLLDVPDPSVLVVRRLKPLAAEMVVRGYLTGSLWRDYQAGKGAKAYGIELPREMRKDQKFERAILTPSTKEEVGKHDEPISPKELVGRGTISQKQWDQMARIALDLFAAGQAWAKQRGLILVDTKYEFGVDAQGKLWVIDEIHTADSSRYWIADGSEERFRRGEDQKMLDKEFFRQWLIRERNYQGEGPLPQIPDEVRVQLAGRYVDLAKTLTGEPPKLVVGDTRARIEKALRAGKYL, encoded by the coding sequence ATGGACGAGACCCTGAGCGCCCAGCTTCCTTACACGCTGCGCGAGGCCGATTTCCCGCTGCTGGGCGAGCTCTACCGGGGCAAGGTGCGCGACAACTATTCGAAGGGCGATCGGATCGTGATGATCACTACCGACCGGCTCAGCGCTTTCGACCGGGTCCTCACCACCATCCCGTTCAAGGGCGAGATCCTCAACCGCCTGACCGCGTTCTGGTTCGAGAAGACGAAGGACATCGCGCCCAACCACCTCCTCGACGTGCCGGATCCCAGCGTGCTCGTAGTGCGGCGGCTGAAGCCGCTGGCGGCGGAGATGGTCGTGCGCGGCTACCTCACCGGGTCGCTCTGGCGCGACTACCAGGCGGGAAAGGGCGCGAAGGCATACGGCATCGAGCTGCCGCGCGAGATGCGCAAGGACCAGAAGTTCGAGCGGGCCATCCTGACGCCCAGCACCAAGGAGGAGGTGGGCAAACACGACGAGCCGATCTCGCCGAAAGAGCTGGTCGGCCGTGGAACGATTTCGCAGAAGCAGTGGGACCAGATGGCCCGCATCGCTCTGGATCTGTTCGCGGCGGGCCAGGCGTGGGCGAAACAGCGCGGTCTGATCCTGGTGGACACCAAGTACGAGTTCGGCGTCGATGCCCAGGGCAAGCTGTGGGTCATCGACGAGATCCACACCGCGGACTCGAGCCGCTACTGGATCGCCGACGGCAGCGAGGAGCGCTTTCGCCGCGGCGAGGACCAGAAGATGCTCGACAAGGAGTTCTTCCGGCAGTGGCTGATCCGCGAGCGCAACTACCAGGGCGAGGGCCCGCTGCCGCAGATTCCCGACGAGGTGCGGGTGCAGCTCGCCGGCAGGTACGTAGACCTGGCGAAGACGCTCACCGGAGAGCCGCCGAAACTGGTGGTCGGCGATACCCGCGCGCGCATCGAGAAGGCCTTGCGCGCCGGCAAGTATCTGTAA
- a CDS encoding response regulator transcription factor — protein sequence MVKALLIEDDRKLAALLVEFLGQHGVEAIIAGDSGQALQHLGASRFDILLLDLMLPGMDGLTLARKVRERSNTPIIMVTARGDDADKIVGLELGADDYLAKPFNPRELLARIRAVLRRAEPGDAPRFHSGGLVIDFSAREVSVDGKRQLLTAHEYELLCALARNSGRVLTRDQLLEEMKGDHADDAFDRSIDVHVSRLRQKIETDPRHPRYVKTVRGAGYLLARES from the coding sequence ATGGTCAAGGCGCTTCTCATCGAAGACGATCGCAAGCTCGCCGCCCTGCTGGTCGAATTTCTCGGCCAGCACGGCGTCGAGGCGATCATTGCCGGCGACTCGGGGCAGGCGCTCCAGCACCTGGGCGCGAGCCGCTTCGACATCCTGCTGCTCGACCTGATGCTGCCAGGGATGGATGGGCTCACGCTGGCGCGGAAGGTCCGCGAGCGCTCGAACACGCCTATCATCATGGTGACGGCGCGCGGAGACGATGCGGACAAGATCGTGGGGCTGGAGCTGGGAGCGGACGACTACCTGGCGAAGCCGTTCAACCCGCGGGAGCTGCTGGCGCGCATCCGGGCAGTGCTGCGGCGGGCCGAGCCCGGCGATGCGCCGCGGTTCCACTCGGGCGGGCTGGTGATCGATTTCTCCGCCCGCGAAGTGAGCGTCGACGGCAAGCGACAGTTGCTCACCGCGCACGAATACGAGCTGCTCTGCGCGCTGGCGCGCAACTCCGGCCGCGTGCTCACCCGCGATCAACTGCTGGAGGAGATGAAGGGCGATCACGCCGACGACGCCTTCGATCGGAGCATCGATGTGCACGTCTCGCGGCTGCGGCAGAAGATCGAGACGGATCCGCGCCATCCGCGATACGTGAAGACGGTGCGCGGGGCGGGGTATCTGCTGGCCCGGGAGTCCTGA
- a CDS encoding RNA methyltransferase, giving the protein MAGPPERRKIAHVHLRFVLNRPRSSQNIGAAARALANTGAGALWVVEPLGFDRGQAAKLAAGADAVLERMRVVRTLDEALADCLDVVMTTGRTVPGALAPDQTAARLLSCPGTCALVFGDEVRGLTNRDLQRAAAVATIPTAQKSSLNLAQAVLVFGWEILRARGTASPPIPPEEPLAPERLLSLLRERARALLLASDFLNPQQPDLVLDELLSLARRARPTQREVELLLAAVAQLQRTRRD; this is encoded by the coding sequence ATTGCGGGTCCTCCGGAACGGCGCAAGATAGCGCATGTGCACTTGCGATTCGTCCTCAACCGGCCGCGCAGCTCGCAGAACATCGGCGCCGCGGCGCGGGCGCTGGCCAATACCGGCGCCGGAGCGCTTTGGGTCGTCGAACCGCTCGGCTTCGACCGCGGGCAAGCGGCGAAGCTCGCAGCGGGAGCGGACGCGGTCCTCGAGCGGATGCGGGTCGTCCGTACGCTCGACGAGGCGCTGGCCGACTGCCTGGACGTCGTGATGACGACGGGCCGCACCGTGCCGGGCGCTCTGGCTCCGGATCAGACTGCGGCCCGGCTGCTGTCGTGTCCGGGGACCTGCGCGCTGGTATTCGGCGACGAGGTGCGCGGCCTGACGAATCGCGACCTGCAGCGAGCTGCCGCCGTCGCAACCATCCCCACGGCACAGAAGTCGTCGCTGAATCTGGCGCAGGCGGTGCTGGTGTTCGGTTGGGAGATTCTGAGAGCGCGCGGCACTGCCTCGCCGCCGATTCCACCGGAGGAGCCGCTGGCTCCAGAGCGCCTTCTCTCCCTCCTGCGCGAGAGGGCGCGCGCGCTTTTGCTGGCGTCGGACTTTCTCAACCCGCAGCAGCCCGATCTCGTGCTCGACGAGCTGCTCTCCCTGGCGCGGCGCGCGCGACCGACGCAGCGCGAGGTGGAGCTGCTGCTCGCGGCGGTCGCGCAGCTGCAGCGGACGCGGCGGGACTAG
- a CDS encoding DedA family protein yields MYAALAIFGAVLSTLIVPLPEELALLGAGWWAHAGALPLWGAWLAAWLAIVAGDTASYMIGRSFLPRLLRTRFGRRIVAPDLRKWGEDLVRRHGFRAILLGRFLVALRGPVYLAIGGSKYPMLRFELINGCVGLIEVAALVGLGYEFGRSAKLAHEVRFLEIAVAAIMAAILIVPPIVKWRLVRRHRRAANA; encoded by the coding sequence GTGTATGCCGCGCTGGCAATCTTCGGGGCGGTCCTCTCCACGCTGATCGTGCCGCTGCCGGAGGAGCTGGCGTTGCTCGGCGCCGGCTGGTGGGCGCATGCCGGGGCGCTGCCGCTGTGGGGCGCCTGGCTCGCCGCGTGGCTCGCGATCGTCGCCGGCGACACCGCCTCGTACATGATCGGGCGATCGTTCTTGCCGCGTCTGTTGCGAACGCGATTCGGGAGACGGATCGTCGCGCCGGATCTGCGCAAATGGGGCGAGGACCTGGTTCGCCGGCACGGGTTTCGCGCCATCCTCCTCGGGCGCTTCCTGGTGGCACTGCGAGGGCCTGTCTACCTGGCCATCGGCGGCAGCAAATATCCGATGCTGCGCTTCGAGCTGATCAACGGTTGCGTGGGCCTGATCGAGGTCGCGGCGCTGGTCGGGCTCGGATACGAGTTTGGCCGTTCGGCGAAGCTCGCCCACGAGGTCCGCTTCCTGGAGATTGCGGTGGCGGCGATCATGGCCGCGATCCTGATCGTGCCGCCGATCGTCAAGTGGAGGCTGGTGCGCAGGCACCGGCGCGCAGCGAACGCTTGA